The proteins below are encoded in one region of Silene latifolia isolate original U9 population chromosome 2, ASM4854445v1, whole genome shotgun sequence:
- the LOC141631221 gene encoding uncharacterized protein LOC141631221: protein MPHLWLLFVNEIAVRSAKHLLKIGITISNIRCSGSATCGEAFTTCSVMIIISPPPPLLRQLLGRLSEVYTYIHAQDLGRAIMQQQHKELVLEASSSCCCNFH from the exons ATGCCTCATCTTTGGTTACTCTTTGTTAACGAGATTGCAGTTAGGTCTGCAAAGCACTTGCTGAAG ATTGGCATCACCATTTCAAACATCAGATGTAGTGGATCTGCAACCTGTGGTGAAGCATTCACCACATGCTCTGTAATGATCATCATTTCGCCCCCTCCCCCCCTTCTTCGTCAACTGCTG GGAAGACTGAGTGAagtatatacatacatacatgctCAAGATTTGGGTAGAGCCATCATGCAGCAGCAACACAAAGAGCTTGTCCTCGAGGCCTCATCATCATGTTGCTGCAACTTTCATTAA